In Fluviispira sanaruensis, a genomic segment contains:
- a CDS encoding KamA family radical SAM protein, protein MPFVTPNELHNNTASNKKNISRIGAKLFGVSEENFTNWRWQMKNQVQSAEDLVNILKISENEKIAFLELKDKFHAGISPYAIALMDFANEFDPVRLQLMPRMEELKDKYGVPDPLNEVMNSPVKEVVHVYKDRIAWCVAQLCPVYCRYCFRKRRDGEEGLHFNPKIIDKGIEYISSNKNIRDVLITGGDPFIGHDTTIENLLKRLREIPHVEIIRFGTRTPVSLPYRITEEFADMLAKYHPIWINTHFNSVQELTPEAASAIDTLLRRGIPVGNQSVFLKDINDSVEKMRALVNGLVRLRARPYYIYHPQIVEGSEHLRIPIEKGLDIMRGLRGSTTGFANPQYVLDTPTGKIPLSPNHVLAREGENVIVEQLNKIPWAEPSPLNGYISERPLPELCFPDAERIFAKNN, encoded by the coding sequence ATGCCTTTTGTAACTCCGAACGAACTTCACAACAACACTGCATCAAATAAAAAGAATATTTCACGAATTGGAGCTAAACTTTTTGGAGTTTCTGAAGAAAACTTTACAAATTGGCGTTGGCAGATGAAAAATCAAGTTCAATCTGCCGAAGATCTAGTCAATATTCTTAAAATATCTGAAAATGAAAAAATAGCCTTTCTAGAATTAAAAGATAAATTTCATGCGGGCATTAGCCCCTATGCCATTGCTCTTATGGACTTTGCCAACGAATTTGATCCCGTTCGATTGCAATTGATGCCAAGGATGGAAGAGTTAAAAGACAAATATGGAGTGCCTGATCCTCTCAATGAAGTGATGAACTCACCTGTAAAAGAAGTTGTGCATGTTTATAAAGATCGGATTGCTTGGTGTGTCGCTCAACTTTGTCCTGTTTATTGTCGCTATTGCTTTCGGAAACGTCGTGATGGGGAAGAAGGATTACATTTTAATCCAAAAATTATTGATAAAGGTATAGAATATATTTCATCGAATAAAAATATTCGTGACGTGCTTATAACAGGAGGAGATCCTTTTATTGGGCATGATACAACGATTGAAAATTTATTAAAAAGGTTGCGCGAAATACCACATGTTGAAATAATAAGATTTGGAACAAGAACCCCCGTTTCATTACCTTATCGGATCACAGAAGAGTTTGCAGATATGCTTGCAAAATATCATCCCATTTGGATAAATACTCACTTTAATTCTGTGCAGGAATTAACACCAGAAGCTGCGAGTGCCATTGACACGTTGCTAAGAAGAGGAATTCCGGTTGGTAATCAATCCGTATTTTTAAAAGACATTAATGATTCTGTAGAAAAAATGCGTGCGCTGGTGAATGGCCTTGTTCGTTTGAGAGCAAGACCATATTATATTTATCATCCACAAATCGTTGAGGGATCTGAACACCTTCGTATACCTATAGAAAAAGGTCTTGATATAATGAGAGGCTTAAGAGGATCTACCACTGGTTTTGCCAATCCACAATATGTTTTAGACACTCCAACAGGTAAAATTCCTCTTTCACCAAATCATGTTTTAGCAAGAGAAGGTGAAAATGTTATTGTGGAACAATTGAATAAAATACCTTGGGCAGAGCCAAGTCCTTTAAATGGTTATATTTCTGAAAGACCTCTTCCTGAATTGTGCTTTCCCGATGCAGAAAGAATTTTTGCAAAAAATAATTAA
- a CDS encoding FtsX-like permease family protein, whose product MTANSKAIRFLLHRYLISSWASKSRRSASAIGVLLPVLGVAIGVFAFTVVLSVMGGFVTNIKSHLLNMQAHIEVVSSERAKQIPENTELMEKIRSLSDEIVAISPYQSGDVILQSGSRGAMARLEGIDPTQAEGTLNLQKYISDDITLNILNRKLPAENITKSDLFPTVILTLDLMNQLGLHVGDSLTLVSTVPDDGIGGFAPTQFPVVIAGYINSGHFSFNQKRVFTSLKTANLFFQNDKSWLGLQLKLNKPLEAEHIAKVLDKTLLPQGLRSKPWTESNSALLKVLTLERFGMSFVMLMIILVSCFSISISLLLTIRRKSNEMAILRSLGFEQSDLSKLFLWQGFLIGFAGVLLGLLLGGIALYFIHNYQIPFITTSYSSKPLPVLIDIYEIIFISLGSILLAMLAAVWPAIEVRNLDVIEVLSVRN is encoded by the coding sequence ATGACTGCAAATTCAAAAGCAATACGTTTTTTACTCCATCGCTATCTCATATCTTCTTGGGCAAGTAAGTCGCGCAGAAGCGCTTCGGCAATAGGAGTCCTGCTGCCCGTTCTCGGTGTTGCAATCGGTGTTTTTGCCTTTACCGTCGTCTTGAGCGTTATGGGAGGGTTTGTTACAAACATAAAATCTCATCTCCTAAACATGCAAGCACACATTGAAGTCGTTTCAAGTGAAAGAGCTAAACAAATTCCAGAAAATACTGAACTTATGGAAAAAATTCGTTCTCTATCTGACGAAATAGTTGCCATCTCGCCCTATCAAAGCGGAGATGTTATTCTGCAGTCAGGATCTCGTGGCGCAATGGCACGATTAGAAGGAATAGATCCGACACAAGCAGAAGGAACTCTAAATCTGCAAAAGTATATTTCTGATGATATTACATTAAATATTTTAAATAGAAAATTACCCGCTGAAAATATCACAAAATCGGATCTATTTCCAACGGTTATCTTAACTCTTGATCTTATGAATCAATTAGGCCTTCATGTTGGTGACAGTTTAACTTTAGTTTCCACTGTCCCAGATGATGGTATTGGTGGGTTTGCTCCGACTCAATTTCCTGTTGTCATTGCGGGTTATATCAATTCAGGTCACTTTTCTTTTAATCAAAAAAGAGTTTTCACTTCACTTAAAACTGCTAATCTTTTTTTTCAAAATGATAAATCTTGGCTTGGTCTTCAGTTAAAATTAAATAAGCCACTTGAAGCCGAGCATATTGCAAAAGTTCTAGATAAAACTTTATTGCCACAAGGGCTTCGCAGCAAACCATGGACAGAGTCAAATAGCGCTTTACTAAAAGTGCTTACATTGGAAAGATTTGGTATGAGTTTTGTCATGCTTATGATCATTCTAGTCAGTTGCTTTAGCATTTCCATTTCTCTTCTCCTCACAATCCGGAGAAAATCAAATGAAATGGCGATTTTAAGAAGTTTAGGCTTTGAACAATCAGATTTAAGCAAACTCTTTCTTTGGCAAGGATTCCTCATCGGATTTGCGGGCGTCCTGCTTGGGCTTTTACTCGGGGGCATTGCTCTTTATTTTATTCATAATTATCAAATTCCTTTTATTACAACATCTTATTCTAGCAAACCTTTACCTGTTCTCATTGATATTTATGAGATCATTTTCATTTCTCTAGGGAGTATTCTTTTGGCTATGCTTGCCGCTGTTTGGCCCGCAATTGAAGTGAGAAATCTTGATGTGATTGAAGTTCTTTCAGTGAGAAATTAA